In Ectothiorhodospiraceae bacterium 2226, a single window of DNA contains:
- a CDS encoding zinc ABC transporter substrate-binding protein — protein sequence MSRWMIGLAALAASGLAQALEVVATTPHMGMLARVVGGEAVNVTVLAPPDRDVHYLQARPSMMRALRSADLVIAVGADLEVGWLPAALEGAANPGVLPGRPGYFEAAAQVELLQEDVPADRAHGDVHPAGNPHLYLDPVRMAEVAEALAGRLARLGGGEAAAFTERAHAFTTEVEQRLPAWQEKVAGASGAILFHKDADYLLRRLDVPALGYVEPLPGIPPTAAHLRELVRQHQGEQGVVIRSNHQPARGPEFVARQLDWPLHALPHEPPLDADMQAYFALIERWVDALAEAR from the coding sequence GTGTCGCGATGGATGATAGGGCTCGCGGCCTTGGCCGCGAGCGGGCTCGCCCAGGCCCTGGAGGTGGTGGCCACCACGCCGCACATGGGCATGCTGGCGCGCGTGGTGGGCGGGGAGGCGGTGAATGTCACCGTGCTGGCCCCGCCCGATCGGGACGTGCATTACCTGCAGGCGCGGCCCAGCATGATGCGCGCGCTGCGCTCGGCCGACCTGGTGATCGCGGTCGGCGCCGACCTGGAGGTGGGCTGGCTGCCGGCCGCGCTGGAGGGGGCCGCCAATCCCGGCGTCCTGCCGGGGCGGCCCGGCTATTTCGAGGCCGCCGCGCAGGTCGAGCTGCTGCAGGAGGACGTGCCGGCCGATCGGGCGCACGGCGATGTGCACCCGGCCGGTAATCCGCACCTGTACCTGGACCCGGTGCGCATGGCCGAGGTGGCCGAGGCCCTCGCCGGTCGCTTGGCGCGCCTCGGCGGCGGCGAGGCGGCGGCGTTCACAGAACGCGCGCACGCCTTCACAACCGAGGTCGAGCAGCGCCTGCCGGCGTGGCAGGAAAAGGTGGCGGGCGCGTCGGGCGCCATTCTGTTCCACAAGGACGCGGACTACCTGCTCCGGCGCCTGGATGTGCCCGCGCTGGGCTACGTGGAGCCGCTGCCCGGTATTCCGCCCACCGCGGCGCATCTACGCGAGCTGGTGCGCCAGCACCAGGGCGAACAGGGCGTGGTGATCCGCAGCAACCACCAGCCGGCGCGCGGCCCCGAATTCGTCGCGCGCCAGCTCGACTGGCCGCTGCACGCGCTGCCGCACGAGCCGCCGCTGGATGCCGACATGCAGGCCTACTTCGCCCTCATCGAACGCTGGGTCGATGCGCTCGCCGAGGCCCGATGA
- a CDS encoding metal ABC transporter permease, translating to MMELVLDPLFLTPFLVGLVLVPLVALLGAYLRLREEWLASLSYAQVAAAGGMLSALLAVPVLGGAVAAAAVAGAGKTLLARPSNDFYALLILLGWSTMLLLAVNHPMGETLGHALVDGQLYFVGHGHLISVLVLLVATAALMPWLGPRLLRARLFPDHDSANRAPQWRYKLTFELLVVAVIATAVTAVGVIAAFALVFLPAWAAFRRGANWRATLGWSVALATAAYLVAFAGALVFDQPFGPVLVAVLGLLCVAARVVR from the coding sequence CTGATGGAGTTGGTCCTCGACCCCCTCTTTCTCACGCCCTTCCTGGTCGGGCTGGTGCTCGTGCCGCTGGTCGCGCTGCTCGGCGCGTACCTGCGCCTGCGCGAGGAGTGGCTGGCCAGTCTGAGCTACGCCCAGGTGGCCGCGGCGGGCGGCATGCTGAGCGCGCTGCTGGCGGTGCCGGTACTGGGCGGGGCGGTGGCGGCGGCGGCCGTGGCGGGGGCCGGCAAGACCCTGCTCGCGCGTCCGTCCAACGATTTCTACGCCCTGCTCATTCTGCTCGGCTGGAGCACCATGCTGCTCCTCGCGGTCAATCACCCGATGGGTGAGACGCTGGGCCACGCCCTGGTGGACGGGCAGTTGTACTTCGTCGGCCACGGCCACCTGATCAGCGTGTTGGTGCTGCTCGTGGCGACTGCGGCGCTGATGCCCTGGCTGGGGCCGCGCCTGCTGCGCGCGCGCCTGTTTCCCGATCACGACAGCGCCAACCGTGCGCCGCAGTGGCGCTACAAGCTGACTTTCGAACTGCTGGTGGTCGCGGTGATCGCCACCGCGGTCACTGCGGTCGGCGTGATCGCTGCCTTCGCCTTGGTCTTCCTGCCGGCCTGGGCGGCGTTTCGCCGCGGCGCCAACTGGCGCGCGACGCTTGGGTGGAGCGTGGCCCTCGCCACCGCCGCCTACCTCGTCGCCTTTGCAGGCGCGCTGGTGTTCGATCAGCCGTTCGGCCCGGTGCTGGTGGCCGTGCTGGGGCTGCTGTGCGTGGCGGCGCGCGTGGTCCGCTGA
- the soxB gene encoding thiosulfohydrolase SoxB has translation MSMNRRQFIQLMGIAGAAGLLPGCNSGSASKNAPSDLYELPKFGNVTILHTTDTHAQLLPVYFREPSVNLGLGEMHGRPPHIVGQRLLEYYGIQPNSIEAHAFTYLNFAEAAEKYGKVGGFAHLSTLVKRIRAERGDGNTLFLDGGDTWQGSGTAFWTRGKDMVEATNLLGVDVMTGHWEFTYRDHEVLDNIKDFNGEFVAQNVRVRDEAMFDGAEAYDEMTGHAFKPYTIKEVGGARIAVIGQAFPYTPIANPQRFIPDWTFGIRDADMQAMVDQVRENEKPDAVIVISHNGMDVDLKMASVVTGIDAIMGGHTHDGMPAPSVVENRGGKTLVTNAGSNGKFLGVLDLDVKDGKVRDFQYRLVPIFSNLIEPDREMSAYIEKVRAPYLEKLTEELAVADTLLYRRGNFNGTFDQIICDAQRIVGDAQIALSPGFRWGTTVLPGQAITMEHVLDQTCTTYSETYVQEMTGEMIKLILEDVGDNLFHPDPYLQQGGDMVRVGGMDFVFDPTASIGNRVSEMRLDDGTPVEANKNYKVAGWATVGSQSPGPQVWDVVAEYLRDQKVATIKKMNVPKLKNVQGNPGLADYEGEVLS, from the coding sequence ATGTCGATGAATCGTCGCCAGTTCATCCAGCTGATGGGCATCGCGGGCGCCGCGGGCCTGCTGCCCGGATGTAACAGCGGGAGCGCGTCTAAGAACGCGCCTAGCGACCTGTACGAGCTGCCCAAGTTCGGTAATGTCACCATCCTGCATACCACCGACACCCACGCGCAGCTCCTGCCCGTCTATTTTCGCGAGCCGAGCGTCAACCTTGGCCTCGGCGAGATGCACGGCCGGCCGCCGCATATCGTCGGACAGCGCCTGCTCGAGTACTACGGCATTCAGCCGAACTCCATCGAGGCCCATGCCTTCACCTACCTGAACTTCGCCGAGGCCGCGGAGAAATATGGCAAGGTGGGCGGGTTCGCGCACCTCTCCACGCTGGTCAAGCGCATCCGCGCCGAGCGCGGCGACGGCAACACGCTGTTCCTGGACGGCGGCGACACCTGGCAGGGCTCCGGCACCGCCTTCTGGACACGCGGCAAGGACATGGTGGAGGCCACCAACCTGCTGGGCGTCGACGTGATGACCGGTCACTGGGAGTTCACCTACCGTGACCACGAGGTGCTGGACAACATCAAGGACTTCAACGGCGAGTTCGTGGCGCAGAACGTGCGTGTGCGCGACGAGGCCATGTTCGACGGGGCCGAGGCCTACGACGAGATGACCGGCCACGCCTTCAAGCCCTACACCATCAAAGAAGTGGGCGGTGCCCGCATCGCGGTGATCGGCCAGGCCTTCCCCTACACCCCCATCGCCAACCCGCAGCGCTTCATCCCCGACTGGACCTTCGGTATCCGCGACGCGGACATGCAGGCCATGGTCGACCAGGTGCGCGAGAACGAGAAGCCCGACGCGGTCATCGTGATCTCGCACAACGGCATGGACGTGGACCTCAAGATGGCCTCCGTGGTCACCGGCATCGATGCCATCATGGGCGGTCACACCCACGACGGCATGCCGGCGCCGAGCGTCGTCGAGAACCGCGGCGGCAAGACCCTGGTGACCAACGCCGGTTCCAATGGCAAGTTCCTCGGGGTACTGGACCTGGACGTGAAGGACGGTAAGGTGCGCGACTTCCAGTACCGTCTGGTGCCGATCTTCTCCAACCTGATCGAACCCGACCGCGAGATGAGCGCGTACATCGAGAAGGTGCGGGCGCCCTACCTCGAAAAGCTCACCGAGGAACTGGCGGTGGCCGACACGCTGCTGTACCGCCGCGGCAACTTCAACGGCACCTTCGACCAGATCATCTGCGACGCCCAGCGCATCGTGGGTGACGCGCAGATCGCCCTGTCACCGGGCTTCCGCTGGGGCACCACGGTGCTGCCGGGGCAGGCCATCACCATGGAGCACGTGCTGGATCAGACCTGCACCACCTACTCCGAGACCTACGTGCAGGAGATGACCGGCGAGATGATCAAGCTGATCCTCGAGGATGTGGGCGACAACCTGTTCCACCCCGACCCCTACCTGCAGCAGGGCGGCGACATGGTGCGCGTGGGCGGCATGGACTTCGTGTTCGATCCCACCGCCTCCATCGGCAACCGCGTCAGCGAGATGCGCCTGGACGACGGCACCCCTGTCGAGGCGAACAAGAACTACAAGGTGGCCGGCTGGGCGACCGTGGGTTCGCAATCGCCCGGTCCGCAGGTGTGGGACGTGGTGGCCGAGTACCTGCGCGATCAGAAGGTCGCCACCATCAAGAAGATGAATGTGCCCAAGCTGAAGAACGTGCAGGGCAACCCGGGTCTGGCGGACTACGAGGGCGAAGTGCTTTCGTAA
- a CDS encoding DUF58 domain-containing protein, translating to MARLAGTWARTWHRLVRAAAVDRSDRPLLSADELAALVRLAEERAPEARAGALAGGERPTHWHGQGLDFQELRRYEQGDDVRAIDWRTTARTGTAHVRVYRQERRRSLYLIVDLGASMRFGTRVRLKAAQAARLAVLLALQCTREGGAVGAAILGEKVRLWPVRTGRRHALALAELLAAPCPPLPITHGAADFDYLLAALGRQLPAGAELVLLSDFRWLGERDARALHRFAAGGRRVRAVRITDAVEHRLPAVGRAPFCALSSDVPVWLDTTQAPVRAAFEAQAQAADAACARRLAAAGAAYLSVTADLAAEALLPRLAESGAPRRYGSAG from the coding sequence ATGGCGCGACTGGCCGGGACGTGGGCGAGAACGTGGCACCGCCTGGTGCGGGCCGCCGCGGTGGACCGTTCTGACCGCCCCCTGCTGAGTGCCGACGAGCTCGCCGCGCTGGTGCGCCTGGCCGAGGAGCGCGCCCCCGAAGCCCGCGCCGGTGCATTGGCGGGCGGTGAGCGGCCCACGCATTGGCATGGCCAGGGCCTCGACTTCCAAGAACTGCGCCGCTACGAGCAGGGCGACGACGTGCGCGCCATCGACTGGCGCACCACCGCCCGCACCGGCACGGCGCACGTGCGCGTGTACCGGCAGGAGCGGCGCCGCAGCCTGTACCTGATCGTCGATCTCGGCGCCAGCATGCGCTTCGGCACCCGCGTGCGCCTGAAGGCCGCGCAGGCGGCGCGCCTGGCGGTGTTGCTGGCGCTGCAATGTACCCGGGAGGGCGGCGCGGTGGGGGCGGCGATCCTCGGCGAGAAGGTGCGCCTGTGGCCCGTGCGCACCGGGCGGCGTCACGCCCTTGCCCTGGCCGAACTGCTGGCCGCGCCCTGTCCGCCGCTGCCGATTACCCATGGCGCCGCCGATTTCGATTACCTGCTGGCCGCGCTGGGGCGGCAATTGCCGGCGGGGGCCGAACTGGTGCTGCTCAGCGACTTCCGCTGGCTCGGGGAGCGTGACGCCCGGGCGCTGCACCGCTTCGCCGCCGGCGGCCGTCGGGTGCGGGCCGTGCGCATCACCGACGCAGTGGAGCATCGTCTGCCCGCGGTGGGCCGCGCCCCGTTCTGCGCGCTGAGCAGCGATGTCCCGGTGTGGTTGGACACGACGCAAGCCCCGGTGCGCGCCGCCTTCGAGGCGCAGGCGCAGGCCGCGGACGCGGCCTGTGCGCGGCGCCTTGCCGCGGCCGGTGCCGCCTATTTGTCCGTGACGGCGGACCTGGCCGCCGAGGCGCTGTTGCCGCGCCTGGCCGAATCGGGTGCACCGAGGCGTTATGGATCGGCTGGCTGA
- a CDS encoding zinc-regulated TonB-dependent outer membrane receptor has protein sequence MYTVSSTAAEQQPALPALGSADRITSGTDFNPAISVILDGVYYYDNRGGDGVEGMAGFDAHDDGDEHAHGEFGRGFNLRETELTLSGSVDAYFDALATFALTSSSAEVEEAYLRTRRLPAGLQLKAGRFLSGIGYINEQHPHSWQFVDRPLPYEMLFGDHGLQENGVQLTWLPQTPMYTRLGVELLQGQGEGLRGEAGENDSGPSLVTAFAKIAPDLGFDHALQVGVFGGYQDIDAHTEHTSGRMEDWDGRAWFAGTDWVYKYDAGRPHGRGDWLVQAEYMLRERRYDYLNVANGGAVLNDERRSDRQDGLYAQAVYGFAPRWQAGLRYEGLGFTNRIGGVSEEASHRATAMVTFLPTEFSRLRLQFARARLADDDHGVGGHATTYANQVYLQYQVSLGAHGAHRF, from the coding sequence CTGTACACCGTTTCTTCCACTGCTGCCGAGCAGCAGCCGGCGCTGCCCGCGCTCGGCAGCGCGGACCGCATCACCAGCGGTACCGATTTCAACCCGGCCATTTCCGTGATCCTCGACGGCGTCTACTACTACGACAACCGCGGCGGTGATGGCGTGGAGGGCATGGCCGGTTTCGACGCGCACGACGATGGCGACGAGCACGCCCATGGCGAGTTCGGGCGCGGTTTCAATCTGCGCGAGACGGAACTCACGCTCAGCGGCAGCGTGGATGCCTACTTCGATGCCCTCGCCACCTTCGCCTTGACCTCCAGTAGCGCCGAGGTCGAAGAGGCCTACCTGCGCACCCGCCGCCTCCCGGCCGGCTTGCAGCTCAAAGCCGGCCGCTTCTTGAGCGGCATCGGCTACATCAACGAGCAGCACCCGCACAGCTGGCAGTTCGTGGACCGCCCGCTGCCCTACGAGATGCTGTTCGGGGATCACGGCCTGCAGGAGAATGGCGTGCAGCTCACGTGGCTGCCGCAGACGCCGATGTACACGCGCCTGGGGGTGGAACTGCTGCAGGGCCAGGGGGAGGGTCTGCGCGGCGAGGCAGGTGAAAATGATAGCGGACCAAGTCTCGTGACAGCGTTCGCCAAGATCGCACCGGATCTCGGTTTTGATCATGCACTGCAAGTCGGTGTGTTCGGTGGCTATCAGGACATCGACGCGCACACGGAGCACACGTCCGGCCGCATGGAGGACTGGGATGGCCGCGCTTGGTTTGCGGGCACGGACTGGGTCTACAAGTACGACGCCGGCCGCCCGCACGGCCGGGGCGACTGGTTGGTGCAGGCGGAATATATGCTGCGCGAGCGGCGCTACGACTACCTCAACGTGGCCAACGGCGGCGCCGTATTGAACGACGAGCGGCGCAGCGATCGCCAGGACGGCCTCTACGCGCAAGCGGTCTACGGCTTCGCGCCGCGCTGGCAGGCCGGCCTGCGCTATGAAGGCCTGGGCTTCACCAACCGCATCGGCGGCGTATCGGAGGAGGCCAGCCATCGCGCCACCGCCATGGTGACCTTCCTGCCCACCGAGTTCTCACGCCTGCGCCTGCAGTTCGCCCGCGCCCGCCTGGCGGACGACGACCACGGCGTCGGCGGCCACGCGACCACCTACGCCAACCAGGTGTACCTGCAGTACCAGGTGAGCCTGGGGGCGCACGGCGCGCATAGGTTCTAG
- a CDS encoding ATP-binding cassette domain-containing protein, producing the protein MSALLECRDVVVGYHRPVLGPVSLSVQPGEVVGLHGPNGIGKSTLLGAITGTARLFQGEIRRAPGLTVAHHRQRPVRPAELPLTGRELARVMQTPLDGVPPRLVPVLDRRLDRLSGGEFQLLQAWLVLQGPAQLVLLDEPGNNLDPAAAQILVGLLAGGRAGGRSVLVVSHEADLLAQSCDRVVEVS; encoded by the coding sequence ATGAGCGCATTGCTCGAATGCCGTGACGTCGTGGTCGGTTACCACCGACCCGTGCTCGGGCCGGTGTCGCTTTCCGTGCAGCCCGGCGAGGTGGTCGGGCTGCACGGCCCCAACGGCATCGGCAAATCCACCTTGCTGGGCGCGATCACCGGCACCGCCCGACTCTTTCAGGGCGAGATCCGGCGCGCCCCGGGGCTGACCGTGGCGCACCACCGCCAGCGCCCGGTGCGCCCGGCCGAGTTGCCGCTCACCGGGCGCGAATTGGCGCGGGTGATGCAAACGCCGCTCGACGGTGTGCCGCCGCGCCTGGTGCCGGTCTTGGATCGACGCCTCGACCGCCTGAGCGGCGGCGAGTTTCAACTGCTGCAGGCCTGGTTGGTGCTGCAGGGCCCCGCGCAGCTGGTGCTGCTCGATGAGCCCGGCAACAACCTCGACCCCGCCGCGGCGCAAATCCTGGTCGGCTTGCTCGCCGGTGGACGTGCAGGCGGGCGCAGCGTGCTGGTGGTCAGTCATGAGGCGGACCTGCTGGCACAGAGCTGCGACCGCGTGGTCGAGGTGAGCTGA
- a CDS encoding 2-hydroxyacid dehydrogenase, which translates to MVTEGTSGPAERGVFLDLGSVDAGDLDLAALRAALPQWDLHAATAPDALAARLAAAEVVVTNKTVLDGAALAAAPRLRLVCVAATGTNNVDLDAARARGIAVSNVRAYATPSVVQHVFALMFALATRLIDYRAAVRAGAWARAAHFALLDYPVQELAGRTLGIVGYGELGRAVAHAAEAFGMRVRVAQSLEGAAQAGRVPLDELLADVDVLSLHCPLTPRTRGLIGAAQLARMRPHALLINTARGGIVDEAALADALRAGRLGGAGVDTLSSEPPRAGNPLLAADIPNLIVTPHTAWASRASRQRLLDDVARNIVAWRRGQARNRVA; encoded by the coding sequence ATGGTAACAGAAGGGACATCCGGGCCCGCCGAGCGCGGCGTGTTCCTGGACCTCGGCAGCGTGGATGCCGGCGACCTCGATCTCGCCGCGCTGCGCGCCGCGCTGCCGCAGTGGGATCTGCACGCGGCCACCGCGCCCGACGCGCTGGCCGCGCGTTTGGCCGCGGCCGAGGTGGTGGTGACCAATAAGACGGTACTCGACGGCGCGGCCTTGGCGGCGGCACCGCGCCTGCGCCTGGTGTGCGTGGCGGCGACCGGCACCAACAACGTGGACCTCGACGCCGCGCGTGCGCGCGGCATCGCGGTCAGCAACGTGCGCGCCTATGCCACGCCCTCGGTGGTCCAGCATGTGTTTGCCCTGATGTTCGCCCTCGCCACGCGGCTGATCGACTACCGCGCGGCGGTGCGCGCCGGGGCCTGGGCGCGCGCGGCGCACTTCGCGCTGTTGGACTACCCGGTGCAGGAACTGGCCGGGCGGACGCTCGGCATCGTCGGTTACGGCGAGCTCGGCCGCGCGGTGGCGCACGCGGCCGAGGCCTTCGGCATGCGGGTGCGGGTGGCGCAGTCGCTCGAGGGGGCCGCCCAGGCGGGGCGGGTGCCGCTGGACGAACTGCTCGCCGACGTCGACGTACTCAGCCTGCACTGCCCGCTCACGCCGCGCACGCGCGGCCTGATCGGCGCGGCGCAACTCGCGCGCATGCGCCCGCACGCGCTGCTCATCAACACCGCGCGCGGCGGCATCGTGGACGAGGCGGCACTGGCCGATGCGCTGCGCGCGGGACGGCTGGGCGGTGCGGGGGTGGACACCCTCAGCAGTGAGCCGCCGCGCGCGGGCAATCCGCTGCTCGCGGCCGACATCCCTAACCTGATCGTGACCCCGCATACCGCGTGGGCCAGTCGCGCCTCGCGTCAGCGCCTGCTGGACGACGTCGCCCGCAACATCGTCGCGTGGCGGCGCGGCCAAGCGCGCAACCGCGTAGCCTGA
- a CDS encoding AAA family ATPase yields MSVPLSVQAQIVALRRHLNTAVVGQHRLLDRLVISLLTGGHVLVEGLPGLAKTTAVKALAEGVHARFRRIQFTPDLLPGDLTGSEVYLADRHEFVFREGPLFNEIVLADEINRAPAKVQSALLEAMQEHQITVAGVTRALPPLFMVMATQNPLEQAGTYPLPEAQLDRFLLHVVLDYPTPDEELRILQLDRARVRGEVPAADHSPVTVETVLAAREEVSAIHIAPELEQFIVQLVGATRSDRGGPEGEGHIAVGASPRASLAIARAATAQAYLEGRDYVAPDDILAVAPDCLRHRVLLSVQAHVAGVERDAVLQRLIEAVPVP; encoded by the coding sequence ATGTCGGTCCCCCTCTCGGTCCAGGCGCAGATCGTCGCGCTGCGGCGTCACTTGAATACCGCGGTGGTCGGTCAGCATCGGCTGCTCGACCGCCTGGTGATCAGTCTGCTCACCGGCGGGCACGTGCTGGTGGAGGGTCTGCCGGGGCTGGCCAAGACCACCGCGGTCAAGGCCCTGGCCGAGGGCGTGCATGCGCGCTTTCGGCGCATTCAGTTCACCCCGGACCTGCTGCCCGGCGACCTGACCGGCAGCGAGGTCTACCTCGCCGACCGCCACGAGTTCGTGTTCCGCGAGGGCCCGCTGTTCAACGAGATCGTGCTGGCCGACGAGATCAATCGCGCCCCCGCCAAGGTGCAGTCGGCGCTGCTCGAGGCCATGCAGGAGCACCAGATCACCGTGGCCGGCGTCACGCGGGCGCTGCCGCCGCTGTTCATGGTGATGGCCACCCAGAACCCGCTCGAGCAGGCCGGTACCTATCCGCTGCCCGAGGCCCAGCTCGACCGCTTTCTGCTGCACGTGGTGCTCGACTATCCCACCCCCGACGAGGAGCTGCGCATCCTGCAACTCGACCGCGCCCGGGTGCGCGGCGAGGTGCCCGCGGCCGATCACAGCCCGGTGACGGTCGAGACGGTGCTCGCCGCGCGGGAGGAGGTGAGCGCCATCCACATCGCCCCCGAACTCGAGCAGTTCATCGTGCAGCTGGTGGGCGCTACGCGCAGCGATCGCGGCGGCCCGGAGGGTGAGGGACACATCGCGGTGGGCGCCTCGCCGCGTGCCTCTCTGGCCATCGCCCGGGCGGCCACGGCGCAGGCCTACCTCGAGGGCCGCGACTACGTGGCGCCGGACGACATCCTGGCGGTGGCGCCGGACTGCCTGCGTCACCGCGTGTTGTTGAGCGTGCAGGCGCACGTGGCCGGGGTGGAACGCGACGCCGTACTGCAGCGCCTCATCGAGGCGGTGCCCGTCCCCTGA
- a CDS encoding ferrochelatase → MPRYQGEAQYAHDSPSTLGVLLVNLGTPDAPTPTALRRYLREFLSDPRVVEAPRWLWWLALHGVILRIRPPRAAKAYQSVWTPEGSPLLAISQRQSEALQLELERRLPGGTRVALAMRYGNPSVRAGLEALRAAGARRVLVFPLYPQYSATTTASVFDAVSEVLRGWRWLPELRFINHYHDDPGYIAALADSVRAYWAQHGRPDHLLMSFHGIPRRYLLAGDPYHCECHKTGRLLAEALALDPQAWTLTFQSRFGREEWLKPYTDHTLKALAERGVGRVDVVCPGFSADCLETLEEIEEQNREVFLHAGGQSYHYIPALNDSAAHIAALADLVQHHAQGWAAPPAEAQRPAREAARARALALGAER, encoded by the coding sequence ATGCCTCGCTACCAGGGAGAAGCGCAGTACGCGCACGACAGCCCCAGCACGCTCGGCGTGCTGCTGGTCAACCTGGGTACGCCGGACGCCCCCACGCCCACCGCCTTGCGCCGGTATCTGCGCGAGTTCTTGAGCGATCCGCGCGTAGTGGAGGCCCCCCGCTGGCTGTGGTGGTTGGCGCTGCATGGGGTGATTCTGCGCATCCGCCCGCCACGCGCGGCCAAGGCCTACCAAAGCGTCTGGACACCGGAGGGCTCGCCGCTGCTGGCCATCTCGCAGCGCCAGAGCGAGGCACTGCAACTGGAACTGGAGCGGCGCCTGCCGGGCGGGACGCGGGTCGCGCTCGCCATGCGCTACGGCAACCCGAGCGTGCGCGCCGGACTGGAGGCGCTGCGCGCGGCCGGCGCCCGCCGGGTGCTGGTGTTCCCGCTGTACCCACAGTATTCGGCCACCACCACCGCCTCGGTGTTCGATGCGGTGAGCGAGGTGCTGCGCGGCTGGCGCTGGCTGCCGGAGCTGCGCTTCATCAACCACTATCACGACGACCCGGGCTACATCGCGGCGCTGGCCGACAGCGTGCGCGCCTACTGGGCACAGCACGGGCGCCCGGACCACTTGCTGATGTCGTTCCACGGCATCCCGCGGCGCTACCTGCTGGCAGGCGACCCCTACCACTGCGAGTGCCACAAGACCGGCCGCCTGCTGGCCGAGGCGCTCGCCCTGGACCCACAGGCATGGACGCTGACCTTCCAGTCGCGCTTCGGCCGCGAGGAATGGCTCAAGCCCTACACCGACCACACGCTGAAGGCGCTGGCCGAGCGCGGGGTCGGGCGCGTCGACGTGGTCTGTCCGGGCTTTTCGGCCGACTGCCTGGAGACCCTGGAGGAGATCGAGGAGCAGAATCGGGAGGTGTTTCTGCACGCCGGCGGGCAGAGCTACCACTACATCCCCGCGCTGAACGACAGCGCGGCGCATATCGCGGCGCTGGCTGACCTGGTACAGCACCACGCCCAAGGATGGGCGGCCCCACCCGCCGAGGCGCAGCGCCCCGCCCGAGAGGCGGCACGCGCGCGGGCGCTGGCGCTGGGTGCCGAGCGCTAG
- a CDS encoding multidrug efflux SMR transporter translates to MSWLFLFVSIVLEVTGTTFLKLSYGLTKLLPSVLMFVFYALSFVALALALKRIDLSIAYAIWAGLGTALIASIGIIAFQEPLTPLKAASIAMIIAGVVGLNLSGGGH, encoded by the coding sequence ATGAGCTGGCTGTTTCTGTTCGTGTCCATCGTGCTGGAGGTCACCGGCACCACGTTTCTGAAGCTCTCCTACGGGCTCACCAAGCTGTTGCCCTCGGTGCTGATGTTCGTGTTTTACGCCTTGAGCTTCGTCGCCCTTGCGCTGGCGCTCAAGCGCATCGACCTCAGTATCGCCTACGCCATCTGGGCCGGACTGGGCACGGCGCTGATCGCCAGCATCGGCATCATCGCCTTCCAGGAGCCGCTCACGCCGTTGAAAGCGGCCTCTATCGCGATGATCATTGCAGGAGTGGTGGGGCTGAATCTCTCCGGAGGAGGGCATTGA
- a CDS encoding DUF523 and DUF1722 domain-containing protein, which produces MRESPRLRLGISSCLLGEAVRFDANHKHDAYLTGTLGQFFDFVGVCPEVAIGLGVPRPPIRLVGDPDAPRAVGVRDPNLDVSGPLTAYGAETAARLPDLAGYIFKSKSPSCGVFRVKVYPEGGGPGRTGRGLYARTFMHAQPLLPVEEEGRLGDPDLRDNFLERVFTYARWCELMAEGLSAAALVRFHAHHKLSLMAHDPRAPAQLGRLVAAGPRGHGGDLAALAQAYIQLLMPTLQKPATIKRHANVLQHLAGYLKRDLDAEDRAELAELIDAYRRGEVPRAAPLALLRHHFRRHPDPYIGTQAYLYPPTRAERLLRGI; this is translated from the coding sequence GTGCGCGAATCACCGCGCCTGCGGCTCGGCATCAGCAGCTGCCTGCTGGGCGAGGCGGTGCGCTTCGATGCCAATCACAAGCACGACGCCTACCTGACCGGTACCCTGGGGCAGTTTTTCGACTTCGTGGGCGTATGCCCCGAGGTCGCGATCGGCCTCGGTGTACCACGTCCCCCCATACGCCTGGTGGGCGATCCCGACGCGCCGCGTGCCGTCGGCGTGCGCGATCCGAACCTCGATGTGAGCGGTCCGCTCACCGCCTACGGCGCGGAGACCGCGGCCCGCCTGCCCGACCTGGCGGGCTACATCTTCAAGAGCAAGTCGCCGAGCTGCGGGGTGTTCCGCGTGAAGGTCTACCCCGAGGGCGGCGGTCCGGGCCGCACGGGGCGTGGGCTGTATGCCCGCACCTTCATGCACGCCCAGCCCCTGCTGCCAGTCGAGGAGGAGGGTCGGCTCGGCGATCCCGACTTGCGTGACAACTTCCTCGAGCGCGTGTTCACCTACGCCCGCTGGTGCGAACTCATGGCCGAGGGGCTCAGCGCGGCCGCTCTGGTGCGGTTCCACGCGCACCACAAGCTCAGCCTGATGGCGCACGACCCGCGTGCGCCTGCCCAGCTCGGGCGCCTGGTGGCGGCCGGCCCGCGCGGCCACGGCGGCGATCTGGCGGCCCTGGCCCAGGCCTACATCCAGCTTCTCATGCCCACGCTGCAGAAGCCGGCCACCATCAAGCGCCACGCCAACGTGCTGCAACACTTGGCCGGCTACCTCAAGCGGGACCTCGACGCCGAGGACCGCGCGGAGCTGGCCGAGCTGATCGACGCCTACCGGCGCGGCGAGGTACCGCGCGCGGCGCCGCTGGCCCTGTTGCGCCACCACTTCCGGCGCCACCCCGACCCCTACATCGGGACGCAGGCCTACCTCTATCCGCCCACCCGCGCCGAGCGTCTGCTACGCGGGATCTGA